Within the Fusarium keratoplasticum isolate Fu6.1 chromosome 1, whole genome shotgun sequence genome, the region CCAGGGCACCAAGCccgagaacctcgacgaggGTGTTGAGACGGCGACGAAGTGGCTCAGCGAGAAGCTGAAGTTGTAAAACACATGGCATGACTGTTTGGGACATTGAGGACATGGATGTTTGTAAATCGGAGCAATTTTAGGGATTCGGACAGACAAAATGGAATGATATAGAGCGTCTTGTGCATGAGCCATGAGAGAACTGGGCAATGAAAGGGGCATAGCTGATGATTCGGTTCCATAGAGGggtatatatattttatccAACCCGGGATGTATATCTACAAGTCATGCTTTTGGTTTGTTTGTATTTTTACACAGTCACAAGAACGCTGGCATTGCGGTAATGCGACAATAAGGGGTTCTCCCCGCTGCGAGTCTCGGTGTCCTCGACATACGCCCACTTGCGCATAAAGTCGCCATGAGACATAACGCGAGTGAGCTTCCCCGTGATGGCTCGGTAGATGGCCTCTGTGATCCGGAAGTCGGTGGGGAAGAGGATGTCAAAGTAGCCCTGGTGGACCTGGGAACTGTCAGTTTGGTGGATAAGGGGGATGGCAGAGTCAGGGGATCTCACCAGAGGCGTCGTGACGGGCACCATACGCCGCTTGTACCGTGTCTGGACGACGGGGGCATTCATACCCTTGACAGCTTGGGGGAGCCAGTCAAAGTCGGAGGTGACGAGCCGATGTGCGGGAAAGTACTTTTCCAGGACATCAAAGAACTGCATGAGGCGAGTGGGGATGAACTCGGGGTCAGAAAGGTTGGCCGCGAAGGGGACCTTTGTGGAAAGGTATCGCAGGGCGGCGTTGGTCGGATACGGCTTCGGGTAGTCGCCGCCAGTGGCAGCATGACGAACACGAAAGTAACGGGCAGCGACAGGGTCGAGCTCATGGACGTAGAACTCGTAAAagtcgccatcaccatcaatgAGGACGTGACCCTGGAGAGGCTCCTCGGTAGCGACGTCGTAGCGGATACCGTCGTGGGAGAAGTTGTCAAAGACCTCCAtagcgaggaagaagcacgGCGAGGGCACGTACTGATCCCAGTCAAAGATGGAGCGGTTGACGAtctcgaccttgtcggcgTGGCCCCGGGACGCCGCCGTGGAGAGAAGGTGCCGGTTCTGTAGAGCGGCAAGGGAGGTCGAGATCTCGATGATGTTGAACTTTGTTCGGGCGTAGACCTGCGGGTCGACTTCGCGGATGTAGTCAAGGATGTTGAGCATGAGGGTGCCGCGGCCGGCGCCCATCTCGTAGATGAGGAGATCGTGGTAGGGGTAGGTGGTGAGTCGGTAGTTTGAGACGAGGTATCGGGCAATGGCCTCGCCATAGTAGGGGCGAAAGAGCTCGGTAGGTGTATGCCAGAGCTGCCGTGTCGGATTGTCGCCCTCACGATCATCGAGGATGTCTTCGAACTCGGTATATCGTCGTCCAAGCTCCGACTGGAACTCGAGCTCGTCGCGCATGGAGCCAAAGTCAAAAGGCTCGCCAGGGCTGAAGATAACGGCCTGCTTGGAGAAATATCCATACGAGGGGTTGTACAGGCTGTCTATAACCTCTAAGTCAGCCATTGATCCAAGGCAGGGAGCAGAGGTCAGCCTTGCCGTCGATAAAGTCCCGGAGCAgcatcttgaccttgcgggGCCTCTCCCTGCGCTGCTTGAGCTCGGCCAGCGATATGTACGGGTACTCTGAAAACTCTGCGGACCGATCCTGAGGTAGAATATGCGTTCGCTGCTGCCATCGACTCTCGTTCTTCTTCATGCCGCGATCGCTCGAGGGACGGCCAGCGGCGTACATCCGGCTCTGGTGTGCAGCGCGGCCGGGGCCGGGGCGGATGCCATTGGGCAGGCGGGGGAGGTTTCCCTTGCAGCCCCGGGGACGGTGCCGGAAGAGCTGGCGGAACAGCTGGGCCACAATGGGGGAGTCCATTGCTTTAACGATGGCCTGGGGATATCGTCGGCATGAGGGCCCTTTTCGTGGTGTTGAGCACGCTGAGATATCGGCAAGAGTGGGTCCGGTGTGCCGGGTGTACCTCGGGCTGTTAGTAAACCGTGGAAGCTGTATCGCCAACGTTGGAACATGCGAAGAGTTGCCACTTTTAGACTAACGAAAGAGTTGATCGACTTATTAGTTGAGAGTAGATTATCGGTATTCTAGGACTATGGAAACATAGTAGTAGTTTAGTCAAGTTTCCAGATTTTGTAGGACACTCTACAGAACCTCAACGAACTACTTACAGTAGGAGCATAGCGATCACAGCAGTACCAGCGTCCATGTCACGAGACCATAGCTCCTAATGTCTCTCTCTGCTTCACCTTCAACGCTTGGAGGGGTAGCTTGACTCCGATATGCAACATCGATGCCAAGCAATCACGACACTTCCGCCTCCGGCATAACCAAAAGAAGTCTAAATCTCTTCAATGTAGCAAAATCATGACACAACCTCGACTTGAAGTCATCACGAGATGATGGCGCCGGTACAAGACTAGGGCTCCACATGACATCACGGGCGCACGCACCAGAGTCTCGTCATTGTAACTAACAATTTCCATCTTcacttcaacctcatcaccCATCGACAACCACAACGATGCGGGTATTTTAGCTTCAAGGGAAAATCCCCACTGAAAAAAGGCTTGGTTTTACCATCAATAGACCAAGATCTTGCAAATGTCCTTGAGCGATCACCCCAAGGCCTACGGCACGGCGGCCGTGGTCTTCGCCTTTACTACAggcatcctcgtcacccTCGGCTTCAAGGACTTTTACCCAGACCTCGAGCGTCGCTACCAGCGCAAGCGCCGCGCAAACTCGGGAGGTTCACGCCGGCCGAGTCTGTTCTGGGGTGCACCTGTCACCCTCGAGGACCACGAGTcggagccatcatcaccgtcgCCGTATGATGTCGCTCGCAACAGCTTAGCCTATGGCATAGAGGGCACCATCGGCAACACGCCTCTAATCAAGATCCAGTCCCTATCCGATGCCACGGGCCgcaccatcatggccaaggccgagttcCTCAACGGCGCTGGGAACAGTCCCAAGGACCGTGTTGCACTGAACATGATCAATGAGGCCGAAGCCCAAGGTCTTTTGACGCCACACCAAGGCGATACCATCTACGAAGGTACTGTTGGCAGCACGGGTATTTCACTTGCGACTCTCGCTCGCGCAAAGGGCTACCGCGCCCACATTTGCATGCCCTCAGACATGGCCCTTGAAAAGTCCGATCTACTTCTGCACCTCGGCGCAACGGTCGAGCGAGTGACGCCAGCGCCTATTACCAGCCCCGATCATTTTGTTAACCTTGCCCGGCGTCGGGCTGTCGAGCACGCCGAAAAGGCCAATGACGGCAgcaagggcttctttgcgAACCAGTTCGAGTCTGAGGCCAACTGGCAAGCACACTTTAACGCGACGGGACCCGAGATCTGGAGACAAACCAACGGCGACCTTGATGCATTCGTGGCCGGTGCAGGAACTGGCGGTACCGTCTCCGGCGTCGCAAAGTacctcaaggaggaggagaaggctaCAAATCTCAAGATTGTCCTCGCCGACCCGCAGGGCAGTGGTTTATATAACAAGGTCCGCCATGGTGTTATGTATTCGTCAACAGAGCGAGAGGGTACCCGTCGGCGGCAACAGGTCGACACCATGGTCGAAGGCATTGGAATTACACGACTGACGGAGAACTTTGAGGCGGGCCGCGAGCTCATTGACGACGCCGTGCGTGTGACGGATGAACAGGCTTGCCGGATGGCACGGTGGCTCGTTGAACACGACGGCATCTTCGTTGGTAGCAGCAGCTCCGTCAA harbors:
- a CDS encoding Protein arginine methyltransferase NDUFAF7; amino-acid sequence: MDSPIVAQLFRQLFRHRPRGCKGNLPRLPNGIRPGPGRAAHQSRMYAAGRPSSDRGMKKNESRWQQRTHILPQDRSAEFSEYPYISLAELKQRRERPRKVKMLLRDFIDDSLYNPSYGYFSKQAVIFSPGEPFDFGSMRDELEFQSELGRRYTEFEDILDDREGDNPTRQLWHTPTELFRPYYGEAIARYLVSNYRLTTYPYHDLLIYEMGAGRGTLMLNILDYIREVDPQVYARTKFNIIEISTSLAALQNRHLLSTAASRGHADKVEIVNRSIFDWDQYVPSPCFFLAMEVFDNFSHDGIRYDVATEEPLQGHVLIDGDGDFYEFYVHELDPVAARYFRVRHAATGGDYPKPYPTNAALRYLSTKVPFAANLSDPEFIPTRLMQFFDVLEKYFPAHRLVTSDFDWLPQAVKGMNAPVVQTRYKRRMVPVTTPLVHQGYFDILFPTDFRITEAIYRAITGKLTRVMSHGDFMRKWAYVEDTETRSGENPLLSHYRNASVLVTV
- a CDS encoding Cysteine synthase 2; amino-acid sequence: MSLSDHPKAYGTAAVVFAFTTGILVTLGFKDFYPDLERRYQRKRRANSGGSRRPSLFWGAPVTLEDHESEPSSPSPYDVARNSLAYGIEGTIGNTPLIKIQSLSDATGRTIMAKAEFLNGAGNSPKDRVALNMINEAEAQGLLTPHQGDTIYEGTVGSTGISLATLARAKGYRAHICMPSDMALEKSDLLLHLGATVERVTPAPITSPDHFVNLARRRAVEHAEKANDGSKGFFANQFESEANWQAHFNATGPEIWRQTNGDLDAFVAGAGTGGTVSGVAKYLKEEEKATNLKIVLADPQGSGLYNKVRHGVMYSSTEREGTRRRQQVDTMVEGIGITRLTENFEAGRELIDDAVRVTDEQACRMARWLVEHDGIFVGSSSSVNCVAAVATAMTLPPGSRVVTILCDSGTRHLSKFWKHIKEKGLEGEGEGEATNLFTELGIPEKE